A single genomic interval of Halobacillus halophilus DSM 2266 harbors:
- the cysK gene encoding cysteine synthase A → MRIVNNVSELIGQTPMVKLNGSAEEDSADIYLKLEYMNPGSSVKDRIALAMIEEGEKSGDLKEGDTIIEPTSGNTGIGLAMVAAAKGYKSILVMPDTMSQERRNLLRAYGADLVLTPGSEGMKGAIKKAAELQKQHNYFMPQQFNNEANPRIHEKTTGPEIVEQMGDQLDAFVSGIGTGGTITGAGKVLKAHYPDIQIHAIEPEGSPVLSGGDPGPHKIQGIGAGFVPGILNTEIYDEVHQVNTEDSFTAAREAARKDGILGGISSGSAIHVAKQVAKKLGKGKKVVAVIPSNGERYLSTPLYQFEEDES, encoded by the coding sequence ATGAGAATTGTTAATAACGTTAGTGAACTTATCGGTCAGACGCCGATGGTAAAACTGAATGGGTCTGCAGAGGAAGATAGCGCGGACATTTATTTGAAACTGGAATACATGAATCCAGGCAGCTCTGTAAAGGATCGTATCGCATTAGCGATGATTGAAGAAGGAGAAAAGTCAGGAGATCTAAAAGAAGGCGACACCATTATTGAACCGACCAGCGGAAACACAGGTATTGGGCTTGCTATGGTTGCCGCTGCTAAAGGCTACAAATCCATTCTTGTGATGCCGGATACGATGAGTCAGGAACGCCGCAATCTACTGCGTGCTTATGGTGCGGATCTTGTTTTGACTCCGGGAAGTGAAGGTATGAAAGGGGCTATTAAGAAAGCAGCTGAACTTCAAAAACAGCATAACTATTTCATGCCTCAGCAATTTAATAACGAAGCCAATCCAAGAATCCATGAAAAAACAACGGGACCTGAAATTGTGGAACAGATGGGTGATCAATTAGATGCGTTTGTTTCTGGAATTGGCACTGGCGGAACGATTACGGGTGCAGGAAAAGTGTTGAAAGCACACTATCCTGATATTCAAATTCATGCCATAGAACCAGAAGGGTCGCCTGTATTGTCGGGAGGAGACCCAGGTCCCCATAAAATCCAGGGGATCGGAGCCGGTTTTGTACCGGGCATCCTGAATACAGAAATTTACGATGAAGTTCATCAAGTTAACACGGAGGATTCTTTTACAGCTGCGCGCGAAGCTGCTCGTAAGGATGGTATTCTAGGCGGGATCTCTTCCGGATCAGCGATTCATGTGGCTAAACAGGTAGCTAAGAAACTTGGTAAAGGGAAAAAAGTCGTAGCAGTGATTCCAAGTAATGGGGAACGTTATCTCTCTACACCGCTTTACCAATTTGAAGAAGACGAATCTTAA
- the folB gene encoding dihydroneopterin aldolase codes for MDKIYVNQMEFWGYHGLFPEENKLGQRFYVDAELELDLKPAAETDDMTKSVDYGAIYETCKKVVEGEAHKLVETVAEKLSAELFNQFSPVQGCRLKVYKPDPPIPGHYQSVAIEIYRSRTE; via the coding sequence ATGGATAAAATATATGTAAATCAAATGGAATTCTGGGGTTATCATGGTCTTTTTCCCGAAGAAAACAAACTGGGGCAGCGCTTTTATGTAGATGCTGAACTTGAACTAGATTTAAAGCCTGCTGCTGAGACGGATGACATGACGAAATCCGTGGATTATGGCGCGATTTATGAAACCTGTAAAAAAGTAGTCGAAGGAGAAGCACACAAATTAGTGGAAACAGTCGCAGAAAAACTTTCGGCTGAGTTGTTTAATCAGTTCAGTCCCGTTCAAGGATGCCGTCTTAAAGTTTATAAACCTGATCCTCCTATCCCTGGACACTATCAGTCGGTAGCTATTGAAATTTACCGGAGCCGTACCGAATGA
- the folK gene encoding 2-amino-4-hydroxy-6-hydroxymethyldihydropteridine diphosphokinase — translation MNTAYIALGSNISKREEFLENAVASIDDHPEITVVLKSAVYETAPVGYTEQNDFLNMVIQIETSLPPLQLLDHCQAIEKELGRKRVVKWGPRTIDLDILLYNQENMRAERLILPHPHMQDRAFVMVPLAEVNPKVTIPLITKQADEILEDLPAEDVQSMRIWGRI, via the coding sequence ATGAATACCGCGTATATCGCACTTGGCTCCAACATTTCTAAGAGAGAAGAATTTTTGGAAAATGCAGTGGCCAGCATAGATGATCACCCGGAGATTACGGTGGTTTTAAAATCAGCAGTATATGAAACAGCGCCAGTAGGTTATACCGAGCAGAATGATTTTTTAAATATGGTTATACAAATTGAAACCTCTCTGCCTCCTTTACAATTACTTGATCATTGCCAGGCCATTGAAAAGGAATTAGGACGAAAACGAGTGGTAAAGTGGGGCCCGCGTACAATAGATCTTGACATTTTGCTATATAATCAAGAAAATATGAGAGCAGAGCGCCTGATTCTTCCTCACCCACATATGCAGGACAGAGCTTTTGTTATGGTGCCATTAGCAGAAGTGAATCCAAAAGTAACGATACCGTTGATAACTAAACAAGCGGACGAGATTCTGGAAGATTTGCCTGCAGAAGATGTTCAGAGCATGAGGATATGGGGAAGGATATAA
- the lysS gene encoding lysine--tRNA ligase, whose amino-acid sequence MSEELNEQMRVRRDKLNTYREQGLDPFGDKFERTHLAEDLIEKYDQYNKEELEEKQFPATIAGRIMTKRGKGKAGFTHIQDVSGQIQLYIRKDRIGEEAYEVFNTADLGDIIGVTGVMFKTKVGELSVKADEFHLLTKALRPLPEKFHGLQDVEQRYRQRYLDLITNPGSRDTFITRSKIIQSMRRYLDGLGFLEVETPLMHGIPGGASARPFVTHHNALDMQLYMRIAIELHLKRLIVGGMEKVYEIGRVFRNEGVSTRHNPEFTMLELYEAYADYHDVMSLTENMVAHIAKEVLGSAKVTYNEQEINLEPEWTRLHMVDAIKEYTGVDFFEDMSDDQAKELAKEHNVEIQDSMTFGHIVNEFFEQYVEDKLIQPTFIYGHPIEISPLAKKNPEDPRFTDRFELFIVGREHANAFSELNDPIDQRERFEAQLKEREEGNDEAHMMDEDFLESLEYGLPPTGGLGIGIDRLVMLLTDSPSIRDVLLFPQMRNRES is encoded by the coding sequence ATGTCGGAAGAACTCAATGAACAAATGCGGGTGCGCAGAGATAAACTGAATACTTACCGGGAACAGGGGCTCGATCCATTTGGCGACAAGTTCGAACGTACTCATCTGGCGGAAGATCTCATCGAGAAATACGACCAGTATAATAAAGAGGAGCTTGAAGAAAAACAATTTCCTGCAACCATTGCTGGTCGAATTATGACTAAGCGTGGAAAAGGAAAAGCGGGATTCACCCATATTCAGGACGTAAGTGGACAAATTCAGCTTTACATTCGTAAAGATCGAATCGGAGAGGAAGCTTACGAAGTTTTTAACACAGCTGACCTTGGTGACATCATAGGGGTAACCGGAGTTATGTTTAAGACAAAAGTAGGGGAACTTTCCGTTAAAGCGGACGAGTTTCACTTGCTTACCAAAGCTCTTCGTCCTCTTCCGGAAAAGTTTCACGGTTTGCAGGACGTAGAACAAAGATATCGTCAGCGCTACTTAGATTTAATTACTAACCCTGGAAGCCGTGACACGTTTATCACCCGGAGTAAGATTATACAATCCATGCGCCGGTACCTGGATGGTCTGGGCTTCTTAGAAGTAGAAACTCCATTAATGCACGGGATCCCAGGCGGAGCATCCGCACGTCCATTTGTTACTCACCACAATGCGCTGGACATGCAGCTTTATATGAGGATTGCCATTGAACTCCATCTGAAACGTTTGATCGTGGGCGGTATGGAAAAAGTATATGAAATAGGACGCGTTTTCCGTAACGAAGGAGTCTCTACACGACATAATCCAGAGTTCACGATGCTTGAACTGTATGAAGCATATGCTGACTACCATGATGTCATGAGTCTGACGGAAAACATGGTGGCCCACATTGCAAAAGAGGTCCTTGGTTCTGCGAAAGTTACGTATAACGAGCAGGAAATTAATTTAGAACCAGAGTGGACACGCTTGCATATGGTCGATGCCATTAAAGAATATACAGGCGTTGATTTCTTTGAGGATATGAGTGATGACCAGGCGAAAGAATTAGCTAAGGAGCATAATGTCGAAATTCAGGACTCCATGACTTTTGGTCATATCGTTAACGAATTTTTCGAGCAATATGTTGAAGATAAACTGATTCAGCCTACATTTATCTACGGGCATCCTATTGAAATCTCACCACTTGCCAAGAAGAATCCGGAAGACCCGAGGTTTACAGATCGTTTCGAATTGTTCATCGTAGGGCGGGAGCATGCCAATGCATTCTCCGAGCTTAATGATCCAATTGATCAAAGAGAGCGGTTCGAAGCTCAACTGAAAGAGCGGGAAGAAGGAAATGATGAAGCTCACATGATGGATGAAGATTTCTTAGAGTCATTAGAATACGGACTCCCGCCAACAGGCGGTTTAGGAATCGGAATTGATCGTCTGGTTATGCTTTTAACAGATTCTCCTTCCATTAGAGATGTACTGCTTTTCCCTCAGATGAGAAATCGAGAATCTTAA
- the hslO gene encoding Hsp33 family molecular chaperone HslO, whose translation MSDYLVRALAFDGQVRAYAVQSTDTVEEARRRQDTWATTSAALGRTLTISSMMGAMLKGEDKITVKVEGDGPAGAIIADTNARGEVRGYIINPHVDFDLNQNGKLDVARAVGTNGTLSVVKDLGMKDHFTGQVPLVSGEISEDFTYYFANSEQVPSAVGAGVLVDTDYSILASGGFVIQMMPGADDATTSEIERRLSEMPAISSLVQEGKSPEEILQTVLGEDKLQILDTMPVQFKCHCSRERVEVAIASLGDEEIQRMIEEDQGAEAKCHFCNEDYQFDVNQLKDLQSQETE comes from the coding sequence GTGCTCTGGCTTTTGATGGACAAGTAAGAGCTTATGCCGTGCAATCAACGGATACCGTAGAGGAAGCTAGGCGCAGACAGGATACATGGGCGACGACTTCTGCTGCCTTAGGCCGAACCCTTACCATTAGTTCCATGATGGGAGCTATGCTTAAAGGGGAGGATAAAATCACGGTAAAAGTAGAAGGTGATGGCCCAGCCGGGGCTATTATAGCTGACACGAATGCAAGAGGCGAAGTACGTGGCTATATTATTAATCCTCACGTAGATTTTGATTTAAACCAAAATGGAAAGCTGGATGTAGCTCGTGCTGTTGGCACAAATGGTACGTTAAGTGTCGTTAAGGATCTTGGTATGAAAGATCACTTTACCGGTCAGGTGCCGCTCGTTTCTGGTGAAATAAGTGAAGACTTCACCTATTATTTCGCCAATTCTGAACAAGTTCCATCTGCGGTCGGTGCCGGAGTTCTGGTGGATACGGATTATTCCATTCTTGCTTCGGGTGGATTTGTTATTCAAATGATGCCCGGAGCGGACGATGCTACTACCAGTGAAATAGAAAGGCGCTTGTCAGAGATGCCAGCCATTTCAAGTCTAGTTCAAGAGGGAAAAAGTCCAGAAGAAATTTTACAAACGGTGCTCGGAGAAGATAAGCTGCAAATTTTGGATACGATGCCTGTGCAGTTCAAATGTCACTGTTCACGGGAGCGTGTAGAAGTGGCGATAGCAAGCCTTGGAGATGAAGAAATTCAACGCATGATTGAAGAAGATCAAGGGGCAGAGGCTAAGTGTCATTTTTGTAATGAGGATTATCAATTTGATGTTAATCAATTGAAAGACCTGCAATCTCAGGAAACAGAATAA
- the folP gene encoding dihydropteroate synthase, translating into MGYKLKMQNYSYDLSERTIVMGILNVTPDSFSDGGRFNTVEGAVRRATAMEKDGAHIIDIGGESTRPGHEPVSEKEEIERVVPIIQAIHNEVDLPISIDTYKAEVARKAIEAGASIINDVWGAKKEPAIAEVAADYNVPIILMHNRNDRNYTSLIDDMKADLEESIKIAKQAGVKEGNIVLDPGIGFAKAKEENLAVMRNLHQFESMGYPLLLGSSRKSFIGTILDLPKDERMEGTGATICYGIAQGVHIVRVHDVKSIARMTKMMDAMMGKEGYNG; encoded by the coding sequence ATGGGATATAAGCTAAAAATGCAGAATTATTCATATGATTTATCCGAACGAACAATAGTTATGGGCATCTTAAATGTTACCCCGGATTCTTTTTCAGACGGAGGCAGGTTTAATACGGTGGAAGGAGCCGTACGGCGTGCGACTGCTATGGAAAAGGATGGAGCACATATTATTGATATAGGCGGGGAATCCACGCGTCCCGGACATGAACCGGTCAGCGAAAAAGAAGAGATTGAGCGGGTTGTTCCGATCATCCAGGCTATTCACAATGAAGTGGATCTCCCGATATCGATTGATACGTATAAAGCAGAAGTTGCCAGAAAGGCGATTGAAGCAGGAGCCTCCATTATTAATGATGTGTGGGGCGCTAAAAAAGAACCGGCCATTGCGGAGGTCGCGGCTGACTATAATGTACCGATAATTTTAATGCATAATCGCAACGATAGGAACTACACATCTTTAATTGACGACATGAAGGCTGACTTAGAGGAAAGTATTAAAATAGCGAAGCAAGCCGGAGTTAAAGAGGGAAACATTGTGCTGGATCCAGGGATTGGATTTGCCAAAGCAAAAGAAGAAAACTTAGCGGTGATGCGTAATCTTCACCAGTTTGAATCGATGGGATATCCTCTATTGCTAGGCAGTTCACGGAAATCATTTATAGGAACCATCCTGGATTTACCTAAAGATGAACGCATGGAAGGTACAGGAGCTACGATTTGTTACGGAATTGCCCAGGGAGTTCATATTGTCCGAGTCCACGACGTGAAATCTATAGCTCGAATGACAAAAATGATGGATGCTATGATGGGAAAGGAAGGTTATAATGGATAA